The Desulfobaccales bacterium genome segment GCAGAACCCAGCGGCCGAAGCCCGGCTCGATGGCGCGGCGCACCATCACCAGACCGCCCTGGTAGGGCACGATGGCCAGGACCGCCAGCTTGGGGTCAATGTAAAAGATGAAGCCGCACTGGGTGCACACCAGACGCTGGGGTTCGCCGGCCTTGATCAGGCGCCGGGCCAGGACGCCGCCGCACACCGGACAGAAACGATAGTCTTCAGGATGCATAGCATTGGTGTCACTGGAACCACAAACCCGTCACCACCACCCGCTCTCCCCGCCGGGAGGCCACCAGCCGGATGAGGACATCATCAGGGGTGCCGGCAAACCGGCCCTTCCAAAGGATCACGGTGTAGTGGTTCTGATTGAGGTAGCCCAGATATTGCCGGCTCTGCCAGGGGCCCAGCTTCTTCAGCAGGCTCTCCCGGGTCTCCCGGAATTTGCGCTCAGGCATGGCCTCCTTGAGGGTGTCGTCAAAATCCCGGGAATAGGTGCGGTAATCCCCGTGGTTGTAGCCGGCGAGCAGGTTGTCCATGAGCGGCTCCACCGCCGCCTGCACCTCCCGGTCATTGTTGCCCACAAACCCCGCCAGGGCCACGCCGGTTCCGGCGCTCAGGCACCACAGCACCAGCACCAGCCAGAGCCTCGTCCTTTTACCAGCCATGGTCGCCTCCTTGGCCTCCCCCTGACCGCCCCCTTCTCTCAATCCAGGGAGAAGGGCATGGGAGTAAAGCTCAGAAAGAAAACCGCAATGGTCAGCGCGCCCAGAATCCGGCGGCGCCGGTCCAAGGGCAGCCAGATATCCATGGGCAGGGGATGGCGGACCCCCAACAGTAAAAGCAGCCCGGCCCACACCAGCCAGCCCTGCCAGACCAGCACCCCGAGAGCCGCCAACACGAGGAGGGCGCCCCACGAAATGAAACGATGGTAGCGAGGAAACAGGGCATACACCACATGCCCGCCGTCCAGCTGCCCCACCGGCAACAGGTTCAGGGCCGTCACCAACAGCCCGATCCAGCCAGCGAAGGCCACCGGGTGCATCACCACCACTGCCTCTTGGGGGAGGCTGCCGAAGGCCAGCCAGCTCACCAGCTTGAAAAACAAGGGCTCCCCCAGGATCAGCCCCGCCATGGCACCAGGGGGAAAGTAGCGCACCTGAGAATGAATCAAACCCCAATACAACACCGGCAAGGCCACCGCCACCCCGGTCAGCGGCCCGGAGCAGCCCACGTCCAGCAAGGCCCGCTTATCCCGGATGGGGGAGCGGATGCGGATGAAGGCCCCGAAAGTGCCGACAATGAAGGGGAAAGGCGGCGCCGGCAGGAAATAGGGCAGCGACACCTCCAGGCGGTGATGCCGGGAAGCCAGAAAATGGGCCGTCTCGTGGGCCCCCAGAATGAGGAGCAGGGTGAAGGAAAAGGGGATGCCCTTGTAAATCAGCCAGGGGGTGGCCAGCGGATTGACCCCCTGCTGCAGCGCCCCGGCCACCACCGTAGTCACCACGGTGAGGAGGAAGAGGGCCAGATTGAGCTTCCACCCCGGGGGCCGCTGGGCCTCCTCCTGGGGGAGGTCCTCCGGAGGCAGGGAGGCCGGTGCCAGGTGACTATCGGTCATGGAGCCTCTCGGGCCGGTGCCGGACGACACTGGGTCTCATTCCGGGGTGCGCACCCGGATGCGCCGGGGCTTCGGCGGCGGGGGCGGCGCCTCCCGCCGCGGCGCCTCTTTGCGGACCACCGGCGTGGCGGGCTTGAGAAACTTGGCCCGGGCCGTCCCCATGAGATTGATGAGCTCCCCTTTGGTGAGCGGCCGAAAGGCCCCCCGCTTCAGGCGGCCCAGCCTGAGCGGCCCGAAGGCGATGCGCTTGAGCTTGAGGACCGGGTGGCCCACCCCCTCCAGCAGGCGCTTCACCAGATGGTAGCGGCCCTCCCAGACCGTAAGCTCCAGCACGGTGCGGTCCGCCTCCCGTTTGAGCAGGGTCACCGCGGTGGACACCGGCCGGCCCTCCAGCTCCACCCCGCCGGCCAACTGCTTCAGGGTGTCGTCGGTCATCTCCCCCGCCACGGTCACCCGATAGGTGCGGGGCACCTGGTAGCGGGGGTGCATGAGACGCTGGGCCAGCTCCCCGTCGTTGGTGAGGAGCATGAGCCCCGTGGCGTCATAATCCAGGCGGCCCACCGGATAGAGGCGGCCGAACTCCTTGGGGATCAGATCCAGCACCACCCGCCGCCCCTGGGGATCCCGGGTGGTGGAGACGTAGCCCGCCGGTTTGTGGAGCATCAGGGTGACAGGGGGAAGCGGCTCCACCGGGCGGCCGTCCACCTGCACCCGGTCCCGCCGGGGATCCACCTTGGCCCCCAGCACCGTCACCACCTGGCCGTTCACCTTGACCCGGCCCGCCCGGATGAGCTCTTCCGCCTCTCGCCGGGAGGCCACCCCGCAGCGGGCCAGATATTTCTGCAGTCGTTCCCGGCTCATGGGGGCTGCGGGACCTTCAG includes the following:
- a CDS encoding pseudouridine synthase gives rise to the protein MSRERLQKYLARCGVASRREAEELIRAGRVKVNGQVVTVLGAKVDPRRDRVQVDGRPVEPLPPVTLMLHKPAGYVSTTRDPQGRRVVLDLIPKEFGRLYPVGRLDYDATGLMLLTNDGELAQRLMHPRYQVPRTYRVTVAGEMTDDTLKQLAGGVELEGRPVSTAVTLLKREADRTVLELTVWEGRYHLVKRLLEGVGHPVLKLKRIAFGPLRLGRLKRGAFRPLTKGELINLMGTARAKFLKPATPVVRKEAPRREAPPPPPKPRRIRVRTPE
- a CDS encoding site-2 protease family protein, whose translation is MTDSHLAPASLPPEDLPQEEAQRPPGWKLNLALFLLTVVTTVVAGALQQGVNPLATPWLIYKGIPFSFTLLLILGAHETAHFLASRHHRLEVSLPYFLPAPPFPFIVGTFGAFIRIRSPIRDKRALLDVGCSGPLTGVAVALPVLYWGLIHSQVRYFPPGAMAGLILGEPLFFKLVSWLAFGSLPQEAVVVMHPVAFAGWIGLLVTALNLLPVGQLDGGHVVYALFPRYHRFISWGALLVLAALGVLVWQGWLVWAGLLLLLGVRHPLPMDIWLPLDRRRRILGALTIAVFFLSFTPMPFSLD